The following are from one region of the Dreissena polymorpha isolate Duluth1 chromosome 2, UMN_Dpol_1.0, whole genome shotgun sequence genome:
- the LOC127868612 gene encoding ubiquitin domain-containing protein UBFD1-like, translating into MASNDDQSCGSILEQTTDSISPTESPTENVSQNASVLEEGGCGTCSSQSADTDTPADSGGDNGNAASAQLENCDIGETVTFTVIYNKQKYDVEFGLNKTILDLKKHVQTLTGVPSTMQKIMFKGMAKDDVTLQDLKVVKGSKLMVVGSTMNDVLQVTNTPTTKELQEEDKATTSKEPLSQQKQHKKVLDKYGKPDDVVPGVKNKKEPLPPAPLTGMYNKAGGKVRLTFKLELDQLWLGTKERTEKLPMNSIKAVVSEPIVGHEEYHMLALQLGPTEASRYWIYWVPSQYVDAIKDTVLGKWQLF; encoded by the exons ATGGCGTCCAATG ATGATCAATCCTGTGGAAGTATTCTAGAGCAAACTACTGACAGCATCAGTCCAACAGAGTCTCCAACAGAGAATGTTTCACAGAATGCATCAGTGCTAGAGGAGGGTGGGTGTGGAACATGCAGTTCACAATCAGCCGACACAGACACACCAGCAGACTCTGGCGGGGATAATGGCAATGCAGCCTCAGCTCAATTAG AAAACTGTGATATAGGTGAAACTGTGACATTCACagtgatatataataaacagaaatATGATGTGGAATttggtttaaataaaactattctggacttaaaaaaacatgtgcagACGCTAACAG GTGTGCCTTCCACAATGCAGAAAATAATGTTCAAAG GTATGGCCAAAGACGATGTGACGTTACAAGATCTGAAGGTGGTGAAGGGGAGCAAGCTGATGGTGGTGGGGTCCACAATGAACGATGTACTGCAGGTGACCAACACTCCCACCACCAAGGAGCTGCAGGAAGAGGACAAGGCAACAACTTCAAAGGAACCTCTCAGTCAACAGAAG CAACACAAGAAGGTGCTAGACAAGTATGGCAAGCCTGACGACGTGGTCCCAGGGGTGAAGAACAAGAAGGAGCCCCTCCCCCCAGCCCCCCTCACAGGCATGTACAACAAGGCAGGGGGCAAGGTCAGGCTAACCTTCAAGCTGGAGCTGGACCAGCTCTGGCTGGGCACTAAAG AACGAACAGAGAAGCTGCCAatgaattccataaaagctgttGTCAGTGAACCAATAGTCGGCCATGAAGAGTATCACATGCTG GCCCTGCAGTTGGGTCCCACAGAGGCCTCCCGGTACTGGATATACTGGGTACCCTCTCAGTATGTGGACGCCATCAAAGACACTGTACTAGGAAAATGGCAATTGTTTTGA